tttgggcaTGTTActgtaaaaaagtaattagttatagttactagttacttctcgaAAAAAGTGAcagagttactccactacaaaagtaactagttaccagtaaaagtaactattgggCCGCCCAATACGCCCACCCACCCAAGTTCTATGATTGGCTGAAGATGAAATCTTACtaaacctgagccaatcctcattgtttatatgctctaaacacccgcccacccacccaagttctctgattggctgaagatgaaattttactaaaccttagccaatcctcattgcttataagctctaaacacccgcccactctagttctctgattggctgaaaacgcaattttactaaactttaaccaatcctcattgcttatgtgtgctaaacacccgcccaatcaagttctctgattggccgaaaacgcaattttactaaaccttagccaatcctcattgcttatgtggtcaTCTGACCCCCTCCcttgtgatatatttttaggcggctcCAGTAACGGagtgtcgaaaatggtaacggcgttatgctgacagtaaaagtaattagttagactacccgttactgaaaaaagtaacatcgttattcccatcactgcaaAAGGCACATGTTGACaggtatgatatatatatatgatatatatatatgtttcacCTGACTGTCGGCGCCGTGATAATGCCAATGAACAGGATCCGACACCAGCTGAGGGCGTGGCTCGCCGGAAAGACGAATATGTGCTTGAGGAAAAATGTGTTCAACTCTGTTAGCTGTAACGACATGCAGGAAGAACAAATATATCATAACATGAATATATCATGAATGTTGGTTCACTGTTTACGTAGTCATAAATGGTCGTTTTCATAGACAATGCATGGATAAGAGTGTGTTCTGTGCTATTTTTTCGATTTTGATTTTTAGTGCCTCTCATTCCCACGGAAAGATAGCAAAAGGAGACCCGCTACAGTGTTATTCCCTCATATTTGTCCCGCAGCCTGTGTGACTGAACCAGCTCAACTGCCCCCACGCTGGGCTGATCTCAATACAAGGCCCGGTAAATACAGCCTGGATCTGGgtcatattgttacattattgCACAAATAACAGAGAAAGCTCAGCGTGTGTCGCGATGGCGGCCAAATGCTAGCGACGTGGTCGCCTGGGTGCGGATACGGAGCGATGGCGCACCCTCCTCAGCATTAATTGCTCCTTGGGTAATCCATCTTGGCTTTGCCTCTTTATGGGATTAGCCTTTAAAGCGCAGACAGCGGGACACCGTGCATTAAATGGATCCGAGTGAGAAGGGTTTTAAATTTGAGCCGGGGAAGGAGGCAATTAGATTAGCGGGGGACTTAGCACGCAGAACACACAGGATGATCCCCCCCCAACGGCCAGAGAAGGACTGACCCACCTGCCAAATGATCATGAAGAGATAGACGCCCATGACTCGCTGCAGGGAAGACTTGGGATCCAGCCAGCGCACGTAGGTCCAGCTCGCCGGCGTGAACTGTAACACGGCTCGCTTGATCTTGCCTGTGGTGGTGTGGATGTCCCTGGATGACAGGCGCAAGGAGAAGATGACACATAGTAAGCagaagtataataataattaataactagaaaattcccgcggaaattttgatgggcttgccacctgtgctgtggacctcgggcccggtgtgccaacggctaccgtgctagcacctagcaagaaagtctcaagtaccgaaaaggttgatgcagtcccatagtgtccccacataatgccatgtgtctatttggcTTTACacagtaaattagcttacatgctaacatgctaacagctaccatgctagcacctagcaagacagcctcaggtcccgaaaagtttggggcagtcccatggtgtccccacatcatgccacgtgtgtatttgcctttagacatgagtaaatttgctaaaatgctaacatgctaacaatcatcatgctagcacctagcaagacatgtgtatatttatatccaaaaatcaaataacaaacaagaaccaGGATATGACTgtcagagatttaaaaaaaaaatcaataaaaaaatatcaaattattattaataataataataataaaagaatactaataataataattattattgttgttgatgtataatataacatataatataaattaataattattattattattattattaataattgtaataaatataataattggaaataataattattgttatttttattgatacatatattataatatactatataatatacattaataataatatcaatattaatcataataatttgatattttctattgatttttttacaaaaaaaatgtctgacaaatttcatataatccgacaaaagcaggctaataagcaagccaataagcaggctaatactagcaataatactagcaatactagcaacaataataataatatatcaaataggcctaatgacgccaatGCTCCAAgcaaatcagagcttttcttctagTCAATCGCACACTGAATCAATTCCATACAATACCAAATTCATAATTGACTATAATACACTAATACTCACATTAATACTCCCAATGTTATACGTAATACAACGTTCACGCTCCATGACAACAAATAAAATGGATGACATACTTAATACTGGCCCAGTGGTAGGTCCTCATCTCCAGAAAGCGGCACACCGTCATGCCCAGCCAGATGCCTCCACCGTTACACAGCAGAATGTCCAGAATCACCTGGTCCCACCAGCACTCGGCAAAGTTGGGCAGGAGATGCATGAAGAACAGCTGACGGAAGCACAGGTGATGTGAGATTTCACTTTACCAAAtgtggaccaggaccaggaccaggtgTGTCACAATGCGTGTACCTCGGTGAGCTCCCAGGTAATACTTATGGTCCAGCACAGGCCGTAACTTCGGATGAGGAGCGCTTTCATGCCCCAGCCCCAAAAATGGCTGAAGGCAAAGATGTCAAAATGACTGAGGATCCTCTCCCAGGTGATGACGTGGCAGTTGACGGCATACTCCTAAAAGACGGCAGCACAGACACCCTCAGCGGCTGCTAACGGCCACATCAACCATCGACCTGACTTACCATGATGTCTGCCTCTCTCTTGGCGTAGCGCAGGTTTGGATCCAGCCAGTACATTAACTGTTTAACCTGCTGCCAGTTCAGGAAGATGAGGAAAACCAGGAAGAGGAAGTAGAGGACGCTCAGGCCTTAACAACAAtagaacaataaatacataaagatACCTTATCAGTTTaactgctgcacacaaaaggagtCAAACTTTAagtcaaaatgtaattaattaaaaataaagtaaaataaaataaaataaaataaaataaaataaaataaaataaaataaaaaaataaaataaaattccattccattcattttctaccgctttttccataaaatataaaatataaaatataaaatataaaatataaaatataaaatataaaatataaaatataaaatataaaatataaaatataaaataaataaaataaataaaataaataaaataaataaaataaaattccattccattcattttctaccgctttttccataaaatataaaataaaatataatataaaatataatataaaatataaaataaaatataaaataaataaaataaataaaataaataaaataaataaaataaataaaataaaataatatttaacatacattttttttaaaagtcaaaagAATGTTACGCTCTTGGGCACTCTCCTCGCCTCCTGTATGACTGACAACAGttctcactccattcatgccattgttctatggaacaaatgtgaaACCAACTCACAGCGTGGACccacttcctgcctgtttggaggcgggacACAGGCATAACTGCCACGCATGCACATTTGGCAAAATGATccggtttgttttcatttactcCGCACTCTGCGACTGATTAATTACCTTATTATTGTCCCGGGCTTAGTGCCCAATATACTATTTTTGGTCACGTTTTACATGCACATCTGTGGATAACTTAcaacaaatttaaaattatgaaaattatgaaaaaaaatctgtacatATAGAAGACACTATACTCACCAAAGACTATTCTCCATATTGCTGGATGTGGTCTAGTAAATGGACCTACAATGAATAAAACCAGTCAATAAATTGTGTCAAAAATGGCAAATAACGgcttataacataacataatattataatttgaatgaataaatgatgaatgaatgtctcacCATTAGGAAATGCCAAAACACTGATGACCAGGAAGAAAGAGATGACCAAAATGAGGCCCACCCATAGATTACTATCAGGatttccatcatctctgtaaaGAAATCACATATTAAACCACATAATATACTCTATTTGCTGTCACTATATTTAGAAGGATTTATAGTAAAGATTAGGGATGGTAAATTCAAGTATTTATCACTGAAATATTGAATCATATGTGTTATGATTACACTTGGCTATGGTAGTGAACGCCTCTACTTGTGACTGTGTTGTAGCGAATACAGTGTAattatttgtgttgtttcagTTAAAGAATTAcatgtttaatgtaaaaaatatttagattaAAAGCCGCGTAAAAAAGGTCGTGTTCGCGAGTCGACGAGTTAAGTTTGTGTGACGGAAGCTACATGCTAACTAGACGTCCAAAGTGAACCTGCCTTGTGACAAGAGCATCCCTGCccgttagccgttagcatgctagctcccCACTAAGCTAACCATTTTCAGTCGACTTTACCTTGCGAAGGCGAAATACATCAAACTCAGCACCGTGCATGTCAGTAGAGTAATGGTGTGGGGCCGATAGAAGAACTCTATCGTGATGTCCTCGACCTGCTGTTCGTTTATCATTCGGAAATGCATTCTGTAGTTCACGTCATCCTTGCTGAGAGTATGGGACCCAGCGCTGTACACTGACGCCATAGCTGGGGCAGTGACGCAACGGGCGGGTAACCCCTTCACGGCTCAACTCCTATCCGGACACGCAAAGGAGGCGAGAGCGTATCGAGTGGAAAGGAACGCACATAACTAGTGTAGCGGGGACGTGGACAGAGAGTGACAGGGGACATCCGAGGAGGGTTAGCGGTGGATAAAATGAAAACAGGATCCGGGTGGTGAGCTTTGATTGGAGTAAAGATTGACAGGGAGGGTCTCCAAGGCGGAAGCGTTTGTTCGCTCTGCTCCATCATTACATAGTCAACATTTTCGTCAATCAACAACAacttaatttatataataataaatgtaataatcacAAAATGTATCAACATAGAAATATATTACGCTAGTAATGTCATTTGAATGTCAACTGAGGTAGTCCCTCTTTTTTGACGGAGGCGTAACTTGACACTTTTATTCTTTGTCTCCCTCTAGTGGTCATTTTTGGACCATAGTACCGTACATTGTACTATATACGTACACCTTAAATTTGGAAGGtagtattaattatatttttaccatCTTTCCCACAAATGTATAATGGtgcataattaaatatttaattaaatattaaattggttgagtatatattatgaattaaattatataatataaatatagtatgCAGTATacgtaaacatttaaaattttgatagtaatattcaataattttatatattttaccatttttcccacaaatgtatAATGATGCATaattaaatatgtaattaaatattaaattggttgagtatatattatgaattaaattatgtAATGTAAATATAGTATGCGGTATacgtaaacatttaaaattttgatagtaatattcaataatttta
This window of the Doryrhamphus excisus isolate RoL2022-K1 chromosome 10, RoL_Dexc_1.0, whole genome shotgun sequence genome carries:
- the ptdss1a gene encoding phosphatidylserine synthase 1 — its product is MASVYSAGSHTLSKDDVNYRMHFRMINEQQVEDITIEFFYRPHTITLLTCTVLSLMYFAFARDDGNPDSNLWVGLILVISFFLVISVLAFPNGPFTRPHPAIWRIVFGLSVLYFLFLVFLIFLNWQQVKQLMYWLDPNLRYAKREADIMEYAVNCHVITWERILSHFDIFAFSHFWGWGMKALLIRSYGLCWTISITWELTELFFMHLLPNFAECWWDQVILDILLCNGGGIWLGMTVCRFLEMRTYHWASIKDIHTTTGKIKRAVLQFTPASWTYVRWLDPKSSLQRVMGVYLFMIIWQLTELNTFFLKHIFVFPASHALSWCRILFIGIITAPTVRQYYAYLTDTQCKRVGTQCWVFGAIAFLEALACIKFGQDLFSKTQVLYVILWLLCLAFITFLCLYGMVWCAETYGPREKSLSECEDSNYTDFADLGSEAFKGDMKDDGDSPKVRPRGKRLGKLKSTNGVESQ